From the genome of Streptomyces sp. NBC_01260, one region includes:
- a CDS encoding TIGR00730 family Rossman fold protein: MGNPEGARIPEEQRLGPVLRRREQVQPGTTDQRLLDSEGDSEWVHTDPWRVMRIQSEFVEGFGALAELPSAISVFGSARTPADAPEYEAGVRIGKALVEAGFAVITGGGPGAMEAANKGAREAKGVSVGLGIELPFESGLNPHVDIGVNFRYFFVRKTMFVKYAQGFVVLPGGLGTLDELFEALTLVQTGKVTRFPIVLFGTAYWGGLVDWLRDTVIAQGKASAKDLLLFHVTDDVDEAVALVTKEVGR; encoded by the coding sequence ATGGGCAACCCCGAGGGAGCACGGATTCCCGAGGAACAGCGACTCGGCCCGGTGCTGCGCCGCAGGGAACAGGTACAGCCCGGCACCACCGATCAGCGGCTGCTGGATTCCGAGGGTGACTCGGAGTGGGTGCACACCGACCCGTGGCGGGTCATGCGCATCCAGTCGGAGTTCGTCGAGGGGTTCGGCGCTCTGGCCGAGCTGCCGAGCGCCATCAGCGTCTTCGGCTCGGCCCGCACACCGGCCGACGCGCCGGAGTACGAGGCGGGCGTACGGATCGGCAAGGCGCTGGTCGAGGCGGGCTTCGCGGTGATCACCGGGGGCGGACCCGGAGCGATGGAGGCGGCGAACAAGGGGGCGCGGGAGGCGAAGGGGGTCTCGGTCGGTCTGGGCATCGAGCTGCCCTTCGAGTCCGGCCTCAACCCGCACGTCGACATCGGCGTCAACTTCCGCTACTTCTTCGTCCGCAAGACGATGTTCGTGAAGTACGCGCAGGGCTTCGTCGTCCTGCCCGGCGGGCTCGGCACGCTGGACGAGCTCTTCGAGGCGCTGACCCTCGTCCAGACGGGAAAGGTCACCCGCTTCCCGATCGTGCTGTTCGGCACGGCGTACTGGGGCGGGCTGGTCGACTGGCTGCGGGACACGGTGATCGCGCAGGGCAAGGCGTCCGCGAAGGACCTGCTGCTGTTCCACGTCACGGACGACGTGGACGAGGCGGTCGCCCTGGTGACCAAGGAGGTCGGCCGCTGA
- the dapE gene encoding succinyl-diaminopimelate desuccinylase, with product MAESTLDLTLDGPALTARLVDFPSVSGEEKDLADAIETALRTLPHLTVDRYGNNVVARTNLGRAERVVLAGHIDTVPIADNVPSRLDADGLLWGCGTSDMKSGVAVQLRIAATVPEPNRDLTFVFYDNEEVAAHLNGLGHIAEAHPDWLAADFAVLLEGSNGEVEGGCQGTLRVLLRTEGERAHSARSWMGSNAIHGAAPILARLAAYEPRKPVIDGLEFHEGLNAVRIEAGVANNVIPDACTVVVNYRYAPDLGPDEALAHVHEVFAGCGVAEFTVDDHSGAAMPGLSHPAAKAFMDAVGGTARPKFGWTDVSRFGSLGVPAVNYGPGDPILAHKRNEHVAVERITHCEERLRTWLTI from the coding sequence ATGGCCGAAAGCACCCTTGACCTCACACTGGACGGACCCGCGCTCACCGCCCGGCTCGTCGACTTCCCCTCGGTCAGCGGGGAGGAGAAGGACCTCGCGGACGCCATCGAAACGGCGCTGCGGACCCTCCCGCACCTGACCGTCGACCGGTACGGCAACAACGTCGTCGCCAGGACGAACCTCGGCCGCGCCGAGCGCGTCGTACTCGCCGGGCACATCGACACCGTGCCGATCGCCGACAACGTGCCGTCCCGGCTCGACGCGGACGGCCTGCTGTGGGGCTGCGGGACCTCCGACATGAAGTCGGGCGTCGCCGTCCAGCTGAGGATCGCCGCGACGGTGCCCGAGCCCAACCGCGACCTCACCTTCGTCTTCTACGACAACGAAGAGGTCGCCGCACACCTCAACGGCCTCGGACACATCGCCGAGGCCCACCCCGACTGGCTGGCGGCCGACTTCGCCGTCCTCCTGGAGGGCTCCAACGGCGAGGTCGAGGGCGGCTGCCAGGGCACGCTGCGGGTCCTCCTGCGTACGGAGGGGGAACGGGCGCACTCGGCGCGCAGCTGGATGGGGTCCAACGCCATCCACGGGGCCGCCCCGATCCTCGCCAGGCTCGCCGCGTACGAGCCGCGCAAGCCGGTGATCGACGGTCTGGAGTTCCACGAGGGCCTCAACGCCGTACGGATCGAGGCGGGCGTCGCCAACAACGTCATCCCCGACGCCTGCACCGTCGTCGTCAACTACCGCTACGCCCCCGACCTGGGCCCCGACGAGGCCCTGGCCCACGTCCACGAGGTCTTCGCCGGCTGCGGCGTCGCCGAATTCACCGTCGACGACCACTCTGGCGCGGCCATGCCCGGCCTCTCCCACCCGGCGGCCAAGGCGTTCATGGACGCGGTCGGCGGCACCGCCCGGCCCAAGTTCGGCTGGACGGACGTGTCGCGCTTCGGCTCGCTCGGAGTCCCCGCGGTGAACTACGGCCCCGGCGATCCGATCCTCGCGCACAAGCGCAACGAGCACGTGGCGGTCGAGCGGATCACCCACTGCGAGGAGCGGCTCCGCACCTGGCTCACGATCTGA
- a CDS encoding DNA-3-methyladenine glycosylase I produces MSGGAEAAADGGLRCPWGLSTEDYLIYHDTEWGRPVHGDDALFERLCLEAFQSGLSWLTILRRREGFRGAFAGFSIPAVAKFTDADRERLLADAGIIRNRAKIDATLANARVLADWHSGELDELIWSYAPDPATRPVPRTLGDVPAVTAESTALSKDLKKRGLRFIGPTTAYALMQACGLVDDHLADCVARGTEA; encoded by the coding sequence ATGAGCGGCGGGGCCGAAGCGGCGGCGGACGGCGGGCTGCGCTGCCCGTGGGGCCTGTCCACCGAGGACTACCTCATCTATCACGACACGGAATGGGGCCGCCCGGTCCACGGCGACGACGCCCTCTTCGAGCGGCTGTGCCTGGAGGCCTTCCAGTCCGGGCTGTCCTGGCTGACGATCCTGCGCCGCCGGGAAGGCTTCCGCGGCGCGTTCGCCGGGTTCAGCATCCCCGCCGTGGCGAAGTTCACCGATGCGGACCGGGAGCGGCTGCTCGCCGACGCGGGCATCATCCGCAACCGCGCGAAGATCGACGCCACCCTGGCCAACGCCAGGGTGCTGGCCGACTGGCACAGCGGTGAGCTGGACGAGCTGATCTGGTCGTACGCCCCGGACCCGGCCACCCGGCCCGTCCCGCGCACACTCGGGGACGTCCCGGCGGTCACCGCGGAGTCCACGGCGCTGTCCAAGGACCTCAAGAAGCGCGGACTGCGCTTCATCGGTCCGACCACCGCCTACGCCCTGATGCAGGCGTGCGGGCTGGTCGACGACCATCTCGCCGACTGCGTGGCACGCGGCACCGAGGCGTAG
- the dapC gene encoding succinyldiaminopimelate transaminase: MSAAVSSRLPVFPWDRLAPYKSTAESHPDGIVDLSVGTPVDPVPELIQQALVAASDSPGYPTVWGTAALRDALTGWVERRLGAVSVAHENVLPVVGSKELVAWLPTQLGLGAGDKVAYPRLAYPTYEVGARLCGAEPVAYDDPTELDPAGLKLLWLNSPSNPTGKVLAKDELTRIVAWAREHDVLVLSDECYLELGWEAEPVSVLHPDVCGGTYEGVVAVHSLSKRSNLAGYRAAFIAGDAAVLGELLLIRKHGGMMTPAPVQAAAVAALGDDAHVAEQRTRYAARRAALRTALESHGFRIEHSEASLYLWATRDEPCWDTVAYLAELGILVAPGDFYGPAGDRFVRVAFTATDERVAAAVKRLG, encoded by the coding sequence GTGTCCGCAGCAGTCTCCTCCCGCCTCCCGGTCTTTCCCTGGGACAGGCTCGCGCCCTACAAGTCGACGGCCGAGAGCCACCCGGACGGCATCGTGGACCTGTCCGTCGGCACGCCCGTCGACCCGGTGCCCGAGCTGATCCAGCAGGCGCTCGTCGCCGCCTCGGACAGCCCCGGCTATCCGACGGTGTGGGGGACCGCCGCGCTGCGCGACGCGCTCACCGGCTGGGTGGAGCGGCGGCTCGGCGCGGTCTCGGTGGCGCACGAGAACGTGCTGCCCGTCGTCGGCTCCAAGGAGCTGGTGGCCTGGCTGCCGACCCAGCTCGGCCTCGGTGCGGGCGACAAGGTCGCCTACCCGCGGCTCGCCTACCCGACGTACGAGGTCGGCGCCCGGCTCTGCGGCGCCGAGCCGGTCGCGTACGACGACCCGACCGAGCTGGATCCGGCCGGGCTCAAGCTGCTCTGGCTCAACTCGCCGTCCAACCCGACCGGCAAGGTGCTGGCCAAGGACGAGCTGACCCGGATCGTCGCCTGGGCGCGCGAGCACGACGTGCTGGTCCTCAGCGACGAGTGCTACCTGGAGCTGGGCTGGGAGGCCGAACCGGTCTCGGTGCTCCACCCGGACGTCTGCGGCGGTACGTACGAGGGCGTCGTCGCCGTCCACTCGCTCTCCAAGCGCTCCAACCTCGCCGGGTACCGGGCCGCCTTCATCGCGGGCGACGCGGCCGTCCTGGGTGAGCTGCTGCTGATCCGCAAGCACGGCGGGATGATGACGCCCGCACCGGTCCAGGCGGCGGCCGTCGCGGCGCTCGGCGACGACGCGCACGTGGCCGAGCAGCGCACCCGGTACGCGGCCCGGCGCGCGGCCCTGCGGACGGCCCTGGAGTCCCACGGCTTCCGCATCGAGCACAGCGAGGCGAGCCTCTACCTGTGGGCGACCCGCGACGAGCCGTGCTGGGACACCGTGGCGTACCTGGCGGAGCTGGGCATCCTGGTGGCGCCGGGGGACTTCTACGGGCCGGCGGGCGACCGCTTCGTGCGCGTGGCGTTCACGGCCACGGACGAGCGGGTTGCGGCGGCGGTCAAGCGGCTGGGCTGA
- a CDS encoding ATP-binding protein, whose amino-acid sequence MSLPLTRRIVRTALLIAAGAAPVVGAAGAAGAAELPQAPELGGLTSVDGAGLGKTVDGVSKQGTRTGGKVVGTTLPVASKTLGETTGKAAPAAARTVGKATTGGATGALGDATEGGLPTDSLGGLPIG is encoded by the coding sequence ATGTCCCTCCCCCTGACCCGTCGGATCGTCCGTACCGCGCTGCTGATCGCGGCGGGTGCGGCCCCCGTGGTCGGTGCGGCCGGTGCCGCGGGTGCCGCGGAGCTCCCGCAGGCTCCGGAGCTCGGCGGTCTCACCAGCGTCGACGGCGCCGGTCTCGGCAAGACGGTCGACGGCGTGTCCAAGCAGGGCACCCGGACCGGCGGCAAGGTCGTCGGGACCACGCTGCCGGTGGCGAGCAAGACCCTCGGCGAGACGACCGGCAAGGCCGCCCCCGCCGCCGCCCGGACCGTCGGCAAGGCGACGACCGGCGGTGCGACCGGCGCCCTCGGGGACGCCACCGAGGGCGGCCTGCCCACCGACAGCCTGGGCGGCCTGCCGATCGGCTGA
- a CDS encoding DUF3117 domain-containing protein: protein MAAMKPRTGDGPLEVTKEGRGIVMRVPLEGGGRLVVELTPDEADALGDALKKVVG, encoded by the coding sequence ATGGCGGCCATGAAGCCGCGGACGGGCGACGGCCCGCTCGAGGTGACAAAGGAGGGGCGGGGCATCGTCATGCGCGTTCCGCTCGAAGGCGGCGGTCGGCTTGTCGTGGAGCTGACTCCGGACGAGGCCGATGCGCTGGGCGATGCCCTCAAGAAGGTCGTCGGCTGA
- a CDS encoding enoyl-CoA hydratase/isomerase family protein, translating into MADAVLCEVNDGLATITINRPDAMNAMNTATKVALRDALMSAAADPAVRAVLLTAAGGRAFCVGQDLKEHVAKLAEAREAGGGNALSTVREHYNPIVRAITGMPKPVVAGINGVAAGAGFGFALACDYRVAADTASFNTSFAGVALTADSGVSWTLPRLIGQSRAADLLLFPRSISASDAHDLGIVNKLVPSADLATEAAAVARALADGPTVAYAALKESLAYGAGHTLGEALEKEDELQTRAGASQDHAIAVQAFLDKERPKYLGQ; encoded by the coding sequence ATGGCCGACGCCGTGCTCTGCGAAGTGAACGACGGGCTCGCGACGATCACGATCAACCGCCCCGACGCGATGAACGCGATGAACACCGCGACCAAGGTGGCGTTGCGTGACGCCCTGATGTCGGCCGCCGCCGATCCCGCCGTGCGGGCGGTGCTGCTCACCGCGGCCGGCGGACGCGCGTTCTGTGTCGGCCAGGACCTCAAGGAGCACGTCGCCAAGCTGGCGGAAGCCCGTGAGGCGGGCGGCGGCAACGCGCTCAGCACCGTGCGGGAGCACTACAACCCCATCGTCCGGGCCATCACCGGGATGCCGAAGCCCGTTGTGGCCGGGATCAACGGGGTAGCGGCCGGCGCGGGGTTCGGTTTCGCCCTCGCCTGCGACTACCGGGTGGCCGCCGACACCGCGTCGTTCAACACCTCGTTCGCCGGGGTCGCGCTCACGGCCGACTCGGGCGTCTCCTGGACGCTGCCCCGGCTGATCGGCCAGAGCCGCGCCGCCGACCTGCTGCTCTTCCCGCGCTCGATCTCCGCGAGTGACGCCCATGACCTGGGCATCGTGAACAAACTGGTACCTTCCGCCGACCTCGCCACCGAGGCCGCCGCGGTGGCCCGCGCGCTGGCGGACGGCCCGACGGTGGCCTACGCGGCGCTCAAGGAGTCCCTCGCGTACGGGGCCGGTCACACCCTCGGCGAGGCGCTGGAGAAGGAGGACGAACTCCAGACGCGGGCGGGCGCGTCGCAGGACCACGCGATCGCGGTGCAGGCCTTCCTCGACAAGGAGCGGCCCAAGTACCTGGGGCAGTAG
- the folP gene encoding dihydropteroate synthase yields the protein MRSGALRLGRREFGAHEPVIMAIVNRTPDSFYDQGATFRDEPALSRVEQAVADGAAIIDIGGVKAGPGEEVTAEEEARRTVGFVAEVRRRHPDVVISVDTWRHDVGEAVCEAGADLLNDAWGGVDPKLAEVAARYGAGLVCTHAGGAEPRTRPHRIGYEDVLADILRVTVGLAERAVDLGVRPDGIMIDPGHDFGKNTRHSLEATRRLGEMTETGWPVLVSLSNKDFVGETLDRPVKERLIGTLATTAVSAWLGARVYRVHEVAETRDVLDMVATIAGHRAPAVARRGLA from the coding sequence ATGCGAAGCGGTGCGCTCAGGCTGGGGCGGCGCGAGTTCGGTGCGCACGAGCCGGTGATCATGGCGATCGTGAACCGCACCCCGGACTCCTTCTACGACCAGGGCGCGACCTTCCGTGACGAGCCGGCGCTCTCCCGCGTCGAGCAGGCGGTGGCGGACGGTGCCGCGATCATCGACATCGGCGGGGTGAAGGCGGGGCCCGGCGAAGAGGTCACCGCCGAGGAGGAGGCCCGCCGGACCGTCGGCTTCGTCGCCGAGGTGCGCCGGCGCCACCCGGACGTGGTGATCAGCGTCGACACTTGGCGCCACGACGTCGGCGAGGCGGTCTGCGAGGCCGGAGCCGACCTGCTGAACGACGCGTGGGGCGGCGTCGACCCGAAGCTCGCGGAGGTCGCCGCGCGGTACGGGGCAGGGCTGGTGTGCACGCACGCGGGCGGCGCCGAGCCGCGGACCCGGCCGCACCGGATCGGCTACGAGGACGTGCTGGCCGACATCCTGCGGGTGACCGTGGGGCTGGCCGAGCGGGCCGTGGACCTGGGGGTCCGGCCGGACGGGATCATGATCGACCCGGGTCACGACTTCGGGAAGAACACCCGCCACTCGCTGGAGGCGACGCGTCGTCTCGGCGAGATGACGGAGACGGGCTGGCCGGTGCTGGTCTCGCTGTCCAACAAGGACTTCGTGGGCGAGACACTCGACCGCCCGGTGAAGGAGCGCCTGATCGGCACGTTGGCGACGACCGCGGTGTCCGCGTGGCTGGGGGCGCGGGTGTACCGGGTGCACGAGGTGGCGGAGACGCGGGACGTCCTGGACATGGTGGCGACCATCGCCGGGCACCGGGCGCCCGCCGTGGCGCGGCGCGGGCTGGCGTAG